A part of Capsicum annuum cultivar UCD-10X-F1 chromosome 6, UCD10Xv1.1, whole genome shotgun sequence genomic DNA contains:
- the LOC107875888 gene encoding protein DEHYDRATION-INDUCED 19 homolog 6 isoform X2, translating to MIQPKESRKLKKLLFMNVDQLCPNSHLNGGNEAEEDVRAWFPCPFCYVEIEVPTLCSHLQDEHCFDLKNAVCPICAATLGKDPTGHFSVQHAQSVKRRRNYLKPGFWNNTTAMIGKDSREITSFFGTNSAFGRYKVQESAPDPLLLPFLCNTPPFDPKCRQQDKSSVCDAATTEIGSIKLAVCDPALEEDFEEKGQRAAFLQELVASTIF from the exons ATGATACAACCCAAAGAAAGTAGGAAATTAAAGAAGCTGTTATTCATGAATGTGGATCAGCTTTGTCCAA ATTCTCACTTGAATGGGGGGAATGAAGCAGAAGAAGATGTTAGAGCTTGGTTCCCTTGCCCTTTCTGTTATGTCGAAATTGAAGTGCCAACGCTGTGCAGTCATTTGCAAGATGAGCATTGTTTTGACTTAAAAAACGCG GTCTGTCCCATATGTGCTGCAACTTTGGGGAAAGATCCTACCGGACATTTTTCTGTCCAACATGCACAATCAGTAAAG AGGAGGAGAAATTACCTAAAACCTGGCTTCTGGAATAACACCACAGCTATGATCGGAAAGGATTCTCGAGAAATAACTTCATTTTTTGGTACAAATTCAGCATTTGGTCGGTATAAGGTTCAAGAATCTGCTCCCGATCCACTTCTACTGCCATTTCTCTGCAATACTCCTCCGTTTGATCCTAAATGCAGGCAGCAAGATAAGTCCTCTGTTTGTGACGCTGCTACTACTGAAATAGGAAG CATCAAGTTAGCTGTATGCGATCCAGCGCTAGAAGAGGATTTTGAAGAGAAAGGGCAGAGAGCTGCATTTCTTCAAGAGCTGGTTGCTTCAACTATCTTTTAG
- the LOC124899612 gene encoding uncharacterized protein LOC124899612 → MQNEKEAKMSSDKKKAFIIIILSSIVPFLVVGAALLVGAVLIVLAVRTTVITWITVLVLLVFAGKRRRGVVKDGKKITSEVAMYAANIVFKERGLFAFAGTAIVLGFTSMALYC, encoded by the exons ATGCAGAATGAGAAAGAAGCCAAGATGTCAAGTGACAAAAAAAAAG cattcattatcatcatcctttCTTCAATAGTTCCATTTCTTGTCGTTGGCGCTGCCCTTCTTGTGGGAGCAGTGCTAATTGTACTAGCAGTACGAACCACTGTAATCACGTGGATTACAGTGCTCGTACTGCTAGTATTTGCGGGAAAACGCCGCAGGGGTGTAGTGAAGGATGGCAAGAAGATCACATCAGAGGTGGCAATGTATGCTGCTAACATTGTGTTTAAGGAGAGGGGATTATTTGCTTTCGCTGGTACTGCTATCGTTCTAGGCTTCACTTCTATGGCATTATATTGTTAA
- the LOC107875890 gene encoding protein JOKA2 isoform X1, protein MESSIVIKVKYGETLRRFNARVADDKLGLNIDGLKDKIFQLFNFPPDSELTLTYIDEDGDVVTLVDDEDLLDITRQDLDPLRISVRLNTEKLSRSPRTSSGKSTSFRSPLIQPTFPNIKSSVSDLLKFLPESKSSKILKHSADMASKASSAAAREIAELSKALSVTGLSFLKQACPVSGVSTGNVRSGESPQAENAEELTFKTAGEPKNHTGSDSSKLKSSQPYQNGIQCESLSRSPKPQSYLVGGKKEEGNKFGDCHLVGKALGFSYSSASTAGAEKRANKQSSENHPGAEPVSAVGLSGMLSNEFRSPSSYSITGVPVFKNTIQPRYSPFQIPGKTNHNHSDRSASIFHRGVRCDGCGIHPITGIRFKSKVKEDYDLCSICFAQMGNDVDYIRMDRPFTYHHPVAFEVLHDPRDIHRGSGVRSSKLDSLFTQDVNVLDGTIMAPLTPFTKVWRMRNNGNIVWPQGTRLVWIGGDRLSDAFSVELQITSGGLAVDHDLDVAVDFTAPELPGRYISYWRMALPSGEKFGQRVWVLIQVDLSKNPPKKEFPQDLDLNFPPACNDIPGCEIINLVAERTKEDIVPVPKIANPTMEFFEPVADGNRIKELESMACISPSAAGSSVSHPIDLSEAAPAVTSVAELQASSPDVGENNDIETSLLKELEEMGFKQVNLNKEVLRMNEYDLEQAVGDLCGVSAWDPILGELEEMGFHDKEMNQKLLKKNNGSIKRVVMDLIAGEN, encoded by the exons ATGGAGTCTTCTATTGTGATCAAG GTCAAGTATGGAGAGACACTTAGACGATTCAATGCCCGTGTTGCTGATGATAAACTTGGTCTTAACATAGATGGATTAAAAGACAAGATCTTTCAGCTTTTCAACTTTCCTCCTGACAGTGAACTTACACTGACATACATTGATGAGGATGGTGATGTTGTAACACTTGTTGATGATGAAGATCTGCTGGATATTACGAGGCAGGACCTGGATCCCCTGCGAATATCTGTGAGATTGAACACTGAAAAACTTAGTAGGTCTCCACGTACATCTAGTGGAAAGTCTACTTCCTTCAGATCCCCACTGATCCAGCCTACATTTCCGAACATAAAGTCTAGTGTGTCGGATCTTCTCAAGTTTTTGCCAGAGTCAAAAAGCAGTAAAATCTTAAAGCACTCTGCAGACATGGCGTCTAAAGCCTCATCAGCTGCTGCCCGAGAAATTgctgagctttccaaagctctcTCGGTGACCGGCTTATCATTCTTAAAGCAGGCTTGTCCAGTATCTGGAGTCAGTACGGGTAACGTTAGAAGTGGAGAGTCACCTCAAGCTGAGAATGCGGAGGAGCTGACCTTTAAAACTGCAGGAGAACCCAAAAATCATACTGGATCAGATTCCTCAAAATTGAAGTCCTCCCAACCATATCAAAATGGTATTCAGTGTGAATCATTATCCAGAAGTCCTAAGCCTCAGTCATATCTGGTAGGCGGTAAGAAGGAAGAGGGTAATAAATTTGGTGATTGCCATCTTGTTGGGAAGGCTCTTGGTTTTTCATATTCCAGTGCCTCAACCGCTGGCGCAGAGAAGAGAGCTAATAAACAATCAAGTGAGAATCACCCAGGTGCTGAGCCTGTTAGTGCGGTTGGTTTATCTGGGATGCTTTCTAATGAGTTTAGATCTCCAAGTTCATATTCCATTACTGGGGTGCCTGTGTTTAAAAACACTATCCAACCTCGATACTCCCCTTTCCAGATCCCAGGTAAAACGAATCATAATCACAGTGATAGGTCAGCCTCTATTTTCCATAGAGGTGTTCGCTGTGATGGTTGTGGAATTCATCCAATAACTGGCATTAGGTTCAAATCTAAAGT AAAGGAGGACTATGATCTCTGCAGCATATGCTTTGCGCAAATGGGCAATGATGTTGATTACATCAGAATGGATCGGCCTTTTACTTACCATCATCCTGTAGCTTTCGAGGTGTTACATGATCCT CGTGACATCCATCGAGGCAGTGGGGTGAGATCGTCTAAGCTGGACAGCCTCTTCACACAGGATGTCAATGTACTTGATGGTACTATCATGGCTCCATTGACTCCATTTACCAAGGTCTGGAGAATGAGGAACAATGGTAATATTGTCTGGCCCCAAGGAACACGTCTTGTTTGGATTGGGGGAGATAGATTAAGTGATGCTTTCTCTGTTGAATTACAG ATCACTTCGGGTGGCTTGGCTGTTGACCATGATCTTGATGTGGCAGTTGATTTTACTGCTCCTGAGCTTCCCGGTAGGTACATCTCTTACTGGAGGATGGCCTTGCCTTCAGGTGAGAAGTTTGGGCAGCGTGTGTGGGTGCTTATCCAG GTTGATCTTTCAAAGAACCCGCCGAAAAAGGAGTTCCCTCAGGACCTGGACTTGAATTTTCCTCCGGCCTGCAATGATATACCTGGTTGTGAGATTATTAATCTGGTTGCTGAAAGGACAAAAGAGGATATTGTTCCTGTCCCTAAAATTGCAAACCCTACCATGGAATTTTTTGAGCCGGTTGCCGATGGAAACAGAATCAAGGAGCTGGAGTCAATGGCGTGCATTTCTCCTTCTGCAGCTGGTTCATCTGTTTCACATCCCATTGATTTATCTGAGGCAGCACCAGCAGTTACTTCTGTTGCAGAGCTGCAGGCATCTTCACCGGATGTCGGAGAAAATAATGATATCGAGACGAGCCTTCTCAAGGAACTGGAGGAAATGGGTTTCAAACAGGTAAACTTAAACAAAGAGGTCTTGAGAATGAATGAGTATGACTTGGAACAAGCAGTAGGTGATCTTTGTGGTGTTTCTGCGTGGGATCCTATCCTTGGAGAGCTGGAGGAGATG GGTTTCCACGACAAAGAGATGAACCAGAAGTTGCTCAAGAAGAATAATGGCAGCATCAAACGTGTTGTGATGGATCTTATTGCTGGAGAGAATTAG
- the LOC107875890 gene encoding protein JOKA2 isoform X2, with protein sequence MESSIVIKVKYGETLRRFNARVADDKLGLNIDGLKDKIFQLFNFPPDSELTLTYIDEDGDVVTLVDDEDLLDITRQDLDPLRISVRLNTEKLSRSPRTSSGKSTSFRSPLIQPTFPNIKSSVSDLLKFLPESKSSKILKHSADMASKASSAAAREIAELSKALSVTGLSFLKQACPVSGVSTGNVRSGESPQAENAEELTFKTAGEPKNHTGSDSSKLKSSQPYQNGIQCESLSRSPKPQSYLVGGKKEEGNKFGDCHLVGKALGFSYSSASTAGAEKRANKQSSENHPGAEPVSAVGLSGMLSNEFRSPSSYSITGVPVFKNTIQPRYSPFQIPGKTNHNHSDRSASIFHRGVRCDGCGIHPITGIRFKSKVKEDYDLCSICFAQMGNDVDYIRMDRPFTYHHPVAFERDIHRGSGVRSSKLDSLFTQDVNVLDGTIMAPLTPFTKVWRMRNNGNIVWPQGTRLVWIGGDRLSDAFSVELQITSGGLAVDHDLDVAVDFTAPELPGRYISYWRMALPSGEKFGQRVWVLIQVDLSKNPPKKEFPQDLDLNFPPACNDIPGCEIINLVAERTKEDIVPVPKIANPTMEFFEPVADGNRIKELESMACISPSAAGSSVSHPIDLSEAAPAVTSVAELQASSPDVGENNDIETSLLKELEEMGFKQVNLNKEVLRMNEYDLEQAVGDLCGVSAWDPILGELEEMGFHDKEMNQKLLKKNNGSIKRVVMDLIAGEN encoded by the exons ATGGAGTCTTCTATTGTGATCAAG GTCAAGTATGGAGAGACACTTAGACGATTCAATGCCCGTGTTGCTGATGATAAACTTGGTCTTAACATAGATGGATTAAAAGACAAGATCTTTCAGCTTTTCAACTTTCCTCCTGACAGTGAACTTACACTGACATACATTGATGAGGATGGTGATGTTGTAACACTTGTTGATGATGAAGATCTGCTGGATATTACGAGGCAGGACCTGGATCCCCTGCGAATATCTGTGAGATTGAACACTGAAAAACTTAGTAGGTCTCCACGTACATCTAGTGGAAAGTCTACTTCCTTCAGATCCCCACTGATCCAGCCTACATTTCCGAACATAAAGTCTAGTGTGTCGGATCTTCTCAAGTTTTTGCCAGAGTCAAAAAGCAGTAAAATCTTAAAGCACTCTGCAGACATGGCGTCTAAAGCCTCATCAGCTGCTGCCCGAGAAATTgctgagctttccaaagctctcTCGGTGACCGGCTTATCATTCTTAAAGCAGGCTTGTCCAGTATCTGGAGTCAGTACGGGTAACGTTAGAAGTGGAGAGTCACCTCAAGCTGAGAATGCGGAGGAGCTGACCTTTAAAACTGCAGGAGAACCCAAAAATCATACTGGATCAGATTCCTCAAAATTGAAGTCCTCCCAACCATATCAAAATGGTATTCAGTGTGAATCATTATCCAGAAGTCCTAAGCCTCAGTCATATCTGGTAGGCGGTAAGAAGGAAGAGGGTAATAAATTTGGTGATTGCCATCTTGTTGGGAAGGCTCTTGGTTTTTCATATTCCAGTGCCTCAACCGCTGGCGCAGAGAAGAGAGCTAATAAACAATCAAGTGAGAATCACCCAGGTGCTGAGCCTGTTAGTGCGGTTGGTTTATCTGGGATGCTTTCTAATGAGTTTAGATCTCCAAGTTCATATTCCATTACTGGGGTGCCTGTGTTTAAAAACACTATCCAACCTCGATACTCCCCTTTCCAGATCCCAGGTAAAACGAATCATAATCACAGTGATAGGTCAGCCTCTATTTTCCATAGAGGTGTTCGCTGTGATGGTTGTGGAATTCATCCAATAACTGGCATTAGGTTCAAATCTAAAGT AAAGGAGGACTATGATCTCTGCAGCATATGCTTTGCGCAAATGGGCAATGATGTTGATTACATCAGAATGGATCGGCCTTTTACTTACCATCATCCTGTAGCTTTCGAG CGTGACATCCATCGAGGCAGTGGGGTGAGATCGTCTAAGCTGGACAGCCTCTTCACACAGGATGTCAATGTACTTGATGGTACTATCATGGCTCCATTGACTCCATTTACCAAGGTCTGGAGAATGAGGAACAATGGTAATATTGTCTGGCCCCAAGGAACACGTCTTGTTTGGATTGGGGGAGATAGATTAAGTGATGCTTTCTCTGTTGAATTACAG ATCACTTCGGGTGGCTTGGCTGTTGACCATGATCTTGATGTGGCAGTTGATTTTACTGCTCCTGAGCTTCCCGGTAGGTACATCTCTTACTGGAGGATGGCCTTGCCTTCAGGTGAGAAGTTTGGGCAGCGTGTGTGGGTGCTTATCCAG GTTGATCTTTCAAAGAACCCGCCGAAAAAGGAGTTCCCTCAGGACCTGGACTTGAATTTTCCTCCGGCCTGCAATGATATACCTGGTTGTGAGATTATTAATCTGGTTGCTGAAAGGACAAAAGAGGATATTGTTCCTGTCCCTAAAATTGCAAACCCTACCATGGAATTTTTTGAGCCGGTTGCCGATGGAAACAGAATCAAGGAGCTGGAGTCAATGGCGTGCATTTCTCCTTCTGCAGCTGGTTCATCTGTTTCACATCCCATTGATTTATCTGAGGCAGCACCAGCAGTTACTTCTGTTGCAGAGCTGCAGGCATCTTCACCGGATGTCGGAGAAAATAATGATATCGAGACGAGCCTTCTCAAGGAACTGGAGGAAATGGGTTTCAAACAGGTAAACTTAAACAAAGAGGTCTTGAGAATGAATGAGTATGACTTGGAACAAGCAGTAGGTGATCTTTGTGGTGTTTCTGCGTGGGATCCTATCCTTGGAGAGCTGGAGGAGATG GGTTTCCACGACAAAGAGATGAACCAGAAGTTGCTCAAGAAGAATAATGGCAGCATCAAACGTGTTGTGATGGATCTTATTGCTGGAGAGAATTAG
- the LOC107875888 gene encoding protein DEHYDRATION-INDUCED 19 homolog 6 isoform X4, translating to MCLYSHLNGGNEAEEDVRAWFPCPFCYVEIEVPTLCSHLQDEHCFDLKNAVCPICAATLGKDPTGHFSVQHAQSVKRRRNYLKPGFWNNTTAMIGKDSREITSFFGTNSAFGRYKVQESAPDPLLLPFLCNTPPFDPKCRQQDKSSVCDAATTEIGSIKLAVCDPALEEDFEEKGQRAAFLQELVASTIF from the exons ATGTGCCTAT ATTCTCACTTGAATGGGGGGAATGAAGCAGAAGAAGATGTTAGAGCTTGGTTCCCTTGCCCTTTCTGTTATGTCGAAATTGAAGTGCCAACGCTGTGCAGTCATTTGCAAGATGAGCATTGTTTTGACTTAAAAAACGCG GTCTGTCCCATATGTGCTGCAACTTTGGGGAAAGATCCTACCGGACATTTTTCTGTCCAACATGCACAATCAGTAAAG AGGAGGAGAAATTACCTAAAACCTGGCTTCTGGAATAACACCACAGCTATGATCGGAAAGGATTCTCGAGAAATAACTTCATTTTTTGGTACAAATTCAGCATTTGGTCGGTATAAGGTTCAAGAATCTGCTCCCGATCCACTTCTACTGCCATTTCTCTGCAATACTCCTCCGTTTGATCCTAAATGCAGGCAGCAAGATAAGTCCTCTGTTTGTGACGCTGCTACTACTGAAATAGGAAG CATCAAGTTAGCTGTATGCGATCCAGCGCTAGAAGAGGATTTTGAAGAGAAAGGGCAGAGAGCTGCATTTCTTCAAGAGCTGGTTGCTTCAACTATCTTTTAG
- the LOC107875888 gene encoding protein DEHYDRATION-INDUCED 19 homolog 6 isoform X1, whose amino-acid sequence MDVDFWCARENSTKNLSAVQCAYLSNSDSHLNGGNEAEEDVRAWFPCPFCYVEIEVPTLCSHLQDEHCFDLKNAVCPICAATLGKDPTGHFSVQHAQSVKRRRNYLKPGFWNNTTAMIGKDSREITSFFGTNSAFGRYKVQESAPDPLLLPFLCNTPPFDPKCRQQDKSSVCDAATTEIGSIKLAVCDPALEEDFEEKGQRAAFLQELVASTIF is encoded by the exons ATGGATGTGGACTTTTGGTGTGCAAGAGAAAACTCAACCAAAAATCTCTCAGCTGTTCAATGTGCCTATTTAAGCAATTCTG ATTCTCACTTGAATGGGGGGAATGAAGCAGAAGAAGATGTTAGAGCTTGGTTCCCTTGCCCTTTCTGTTATGTCGAAATTGAAGTGCCAACGCTGTGCAGTCATTTGCAAGATGAGCATTGTTTTGACTTAAAAAACGCG GTCTGTCCCATATGTGCTGCAACTTTGGGGAAAGATCCTACCGGACATTTTTCTGTCCAACATGCACAATCAGTAAAG AGGAGGAGAAATTACCTAAAACCTGGCTTCTGGAATAACACCACAGCTATGATCGGAAAGGATTCTCGAGAAATAACTTCATTTTTTGGTACAAATTCAGCATTTGGTCGGTATAAGGTTCAAGAATCTGCTCCCGATCCACTTCTACTGCCATTTCTCTGCAATACTCCTCCGTTTGATCCTAAATGCAGGCAGCAAGATAAGTCCTCTGTTTGTGACGCTGCTACTACTGAAATAGGAAG CATCAAGTTAGCTGTATGCGATCCAGCGCTAGAAGAGGATTTTGAAGAGAAAGGGCAGAGAGCTGCATTTCTTCAAGAGCTGGTTGCTTCAACTATCTTTTAG
- the LOC107875888 gene encoding protein DEHYDRATION-INDUCED 19 homolog 6 isoform X3, which produces MVFPLIDSHLNGGNEAEEDVRAWFPCPFCYVEIEVPTLCSHLQDEHCFDLKNAVCPICAATLGKDPTGHFSVQHAQSVKRRRNYLKPGFWNNTTAMIGKDSREITSFFGTNSAFGRYKVQESAPDPLLLPFLCNTPPFDPKCRQQDKSSVCDAATTEIGSIKLAVCDPALEEDFEEKGQRAAFLQELVASTIF; this is translated from the exons ATGGTTTTCCCATTAATTG ATTCTCACTTGAATGGGGGGAATGAAGCAGAAGAAGATGTTAGAGCTTGGTTCCCTTGCCCTTTCTGTTATGTCGAAATTGAAGTGCCAACGCTGTGCAGTCATTTGCAAGATGAGCATTGTTTTGACTTAAAAAACGCG GTCTGTCCCATATGTGCTGCAACTTTGGGGAAAGATCCTACCGGACATTTTTCTGTCCAACATGCACAATCAGTAAAG AGGAGGAGAAATTACCTAAAACCTGGCTTCTGGAATAACACCACAGCTATGATCGGAAAGGATTCTCGAGAAATAACTTCATTTTTTGGTACAAATTCAGCATTTGGTCGGTATAAGGTTCAAGAATCTGCTCCCGATCCACTTCTACTGCCATTTCTCTGCAATACTCCTCCGTTTGATCCTAAATGCAGGCAGCAAGATAAGTCCTCTGTTTGTGACGCTGCTACTACTGAAATAGGAAG CATCAAGTTAGCTGTATGCGATCCAGCGCTAGAAGAGGATTTTGAAGAGAAAGGGCAGAGAGCTGCATTTCTTCAAGAGCTGGTTGCTTCAACTATCTTTTAG